A stretch of Capricornis sumatraensis isolate serow.1 chromosome 10, serow.2, whole genome shotgun sequence DNA encodes these proteins:
- the SLC26A6 gene encoding solute carrier family 26 member 6, with amino-acid sequence MGLSEAPGERDTQALLSRTQAMELRRRDYRVERLLLNQEQLEELGSRSPAPVTLQWRTWFRCSRARAQALLLQYLPVLAWLPQYSVRDWLLGDLLSGLSVAIMQLPQGLAYALLAGLPPVYGLYSSFYPVFVYFLFGTSRHISVGTFAVMSVMVGSVMESLAPDDAFLLGLNSTVNVAARDDTRVQLASTLSVLVGLFQVGLGMVHFGFVVTYLSEPLVRAYTTAASVHVFISQLKYVFGLHLSSRSGPLSLIYTVLEVCWKLPQTVVGTVITAIVAGVVLVLVKLLNEKLRRHLPMPLPGELLTLIGATGISYGVGLQQAFGVDIVGKIPAGLVPPKAPHPQLFAKLLGNAFAIAVVGFAIAISLGKIFALRHGYRVYSNQELVALGLSNLLGGIFQCFPVSCSMSRSLVQESTGGNTQVAGAVSSFFILIIIVKLGELFQDLPKAVLAAVVIVNLKGMVMQFTDVFSLWKANRMDLLIWVVTFVATILLNLDLGLAVAVVFSLMLVVVRTQMPHYSVLGQVPDTDIYRDLAEYSGAREVPGVKVFRSSATVYFANAELYSDSLKQRCGVDVDYLLSQKKKLLRKQELKLKRLQKENKLPKQAAASKGTSISINVNTTVVDIESNNDVEGSKAKASAGTELEETGAWAPEDAKASDMSSLKALGLPQPDFHTLILDLSSFSFVDTVCLKSLKNIFRDFREIEVEVYMAACHAPVITQLEDGHFFDASITKQHLFASVHDAVLFALQHRRSGPVDPVLVTKL; translated from the exons ATGGGGCTGTCGGAAGCGCCGGG aGAGAGGGACACGCAGGCACTGCTGTCCAGGACGCAGGCCATGGAGCTGAGGCGGCGAGACTACCGTGTGGAGCGGCTGCTGCTGAACCAAGAACAGCTGGAAGAGCTGGGGAGCCGGAGCCCAGCACCAGTGACGCTCCAGTGGCGAACCTGGTTTCG GTGCTCCCGTGCGCGGGCCCAAGCCCTTCTGCTTCAATACCTCCCGGTTTTGGCCTGGCTCCCCCAGTATTCTGTGCGTGACTGGCTTCTGGGTGACTTGTTGTCTGGCCTGAGTGTGGCCATTATGCAGCTACCACAGG GCCTGGCCTATGCCCTCCTGGCTGGACTGCCCCCCGTGTATGGCCTCTACAGCTCCTTCTATCCTGTCTTTGTTTATTTCCTGTTTGGCACTTCCCGGCACATCTCTGTGG GCACCTTTGCTGTCATGTCCGTGATGGTGGGCAGTGTGATGGAATCGCTGGCTCCGGACGACGCCTTCCTGCTGGGCTTGAACTCCACAGTCAATGTGGCAGCCAGGGACGACACCCGGGTGCAGCTGGCCTCTACTCTCAGTGTCCTCGTTGGCCTCTTCCAG GTGGGGCTGGGCATGGTCCACTTCGGCTTCGTGGTCACCTACCTATCAGAGCCTCTGGTCCGAGCCTACACCACGGCCGCGTCTGTGCACGTGTTTATCTCGCAACTCAAGTATGTGTTTGGCCTCCATCTAAGCAGCCGCTCTGGACCGCTGTCCCTCATCTAT ACAGTACTGGAGGTCTGCTGGAAGCTGCCCCAGACGGTGGTCGGTACCGTGATCACCGCCATCGTGGCGGGAGTGGTGCTCGTGCTGGTGAAGCTGCTGAATGAAAAGCTACGGCGACATCTGCCCATGCCACTCCCTGGGGAGCTGCTCACG CTCATCGGGGCCACAGGCATCTCCTATGGCGTGGGCCTGCAGCAGGCATTTGGGGTGGACATCGTGGGCAAAATCCCCGCAGG GCTGGTGCCCCCgaaggccccccacccccagctgttcGCAAAGCTTCTGGGCAATGCCTTCGCCATCGCTGTGGTCGGGTTCGCCATCGCCATCTCGCTGGGCAAGATCTTCGCCTTGAGGCACGGCTACCGGGTGTACAGCAACCAG GAGCTGGTGGCTCTCGGCCTCAGTAACCTCCTTGGGGGCATCTTCCAGTGCTTCCCTGTGAGCTGCTCTATGTCTCGGAGCCTGGTGCAGGAGAGCACCGGGGGCAACACCCAG GTGGCTGGAGCTGTCTCCTCCTTCTTCATCCTCATTATCATCGTCAAACTGGGAGAACTATTCCAAGACCTGCCCAAG GCGGTCCTGGCCGCTGTGGTCATCGTGAACTTGAAGGGTATGGTGATGCAGTTCACCGACGTGTTCTCCCTCTGGAAGGCCAATCGAATGGATCTG CTCATCTGGGTGGTGACCTTTGTGGCCACCATCCTGCTGAATCTGGACCTCGGCCTGGCAGTGGCAGTAGTGTTCTCCCTGATGCTAGTAGTGGTCCGCACCCAGAT GCCCCACTACTCTGTCCTGGGGCAGGTGCCAGACACAGATATTTACAGAGACCTGGCAGAGTACTCAGGG GCCAGGGAGGTCCCAGGCGTGAAGGTCTTCCGTTCCTCAGCCACCGTGTACTTTGCCAACGCCGAGCTCTACAGTGACTCACTGAAGCAGAGG TGCGGTGTGGATGTGGACTACCTCCTCTCCCAGAAGAAGAAGCTGCTCCGGAAGCaagagctgaagctgaagcgaCTGCAGAAGGAGAATAAGCTCCCCAAACAG GCTGCTGCCTCCAAGGGCACGTCCATCTCCATCAATGTCAACACTACTGTTGTGGACATCGAGAGCAACAACGATGTGGAGGGCTCCAAGGCCAAG GCGAGCGCAGGGACTGAGCTAGAGGAAACAGGAGCCTGGGCTCCAGAAGATGCCAAAGCCTCAGACATGTCCTCGCTGAAGGCCCTAGGCCTGCCTCAGCCAGATTTCCACACCCTCATCCTGGACCTGAGCTCCTTCTCCTTCGTGGACACTGTGTGTCTCAAGAGCCTGAAGAAT ATTTTCCGTGACTTCCGGGAGATCGAGGTGGAGGTGTACATGGCCGCCTGCCACG CTCCCGTGATCACACAGCTTGAGGATGGGCACTTCTTCGACGCTTCTATCACCAAGCAGCATCTGTTTGCCTCGGTCCATGACGCTGTCCTCTTTGCACTCCAACATCGGAGGTCCGGCCCCGTCGACCCTGTTTTG gTTACCAAACTCTGA
- the TMEM89 gene encoding transmembrane protein 89, whose translation MLHTQSFLPWLLLLTRPICTHAWSRPMWYQVGLDLEPWGCQPSSLEGCESSLGCPGYWTGLGTNRIYPVAGVTVTTTMMLMLSRALMQRRRSQASKSEHPQLASHPCATWKRQRPISDRALLLGVLHMLDALLLHIECYLQRLATQQRSQIKGTPAQTG comes from the exons ATGCTGCACACGCAGTCCTTCCTTCCGTGGCTGCTTCTGCTGACGAGGCCCATCTGCACCCACGCCTGGTCACGGCCCATGTGGTACCAGGTGGGGCTGGACTTAGAGCCCTGGGGGTGCCAGCcaagcagcctggagggctgtgagAGCAGCCTGGGCTGTCCCGGCTACTGGACGGGCCTGGGGACGAACCGTATCTACCCAGTGGCTGGGGTCACGGTCACCACGACCATGATGCTGATGCTCAGCCGTGCGCTGATGCAGCGGCGACGTTCACAGGCCTCTAAGAGCGAG CATCCACAGCTGGCCTCCCACCCTTGCGCCACTTGGAAACGACAGCGCCCGATCTCAGACCGTGCCCTCCTCCTCGGCGTCTTGCATATGCTGGATGCCCTCCTGCTCCATATCGAGTGCTACCTGCAGCGTCTGGCCACCCAGCAGCGCTCCCAAATAAAGGGGACTCCCGCCCAGACTGGGTGA